A part of Pararhizobium sp. A13 genomic DNA contains:
- a CDS encoding hydantoinase/oxoprolinase family protein yields MAKLAFDTGGTFTDFALLDDTGALHLHKVLSTPKNPAEAVVQGVSELLEQFSGAITIEDLQVLGATTVVTNAVLERKGVETGFVTTDGFQDMLRIRNEGRYDLYDLNIKYPDPLVTRANSYGAAERIAADGSVMTELKEETVREIAGRLKEKGIRSVAVCLLHAYKYPQHEQRVAALLREEYPDIFVSLSSDVCPEMREFDRASTTVVNAYTRPQMAGHVAHLQREFAKKGIDRQVLWMTSSGGLVPSRRAAELPVRLIESGPAAGAVAAAEFGRIAGEGSVLSFDMGGTTAKLCLIPNGEPTVGTDLEVAHYQRFRKGSGFPLKIQSIQMIEIGAGGGSIAAKNPLGLLDVGPRSAGALPGPAAYQRGGTEPTVTDADILLGYMGTESFVGGSFKVSKDAAREAMTKLAVSLDVSIDRCAWGIHDLVNESMSKAAAMHATDLGVDPRSLPMVAFGGAGPVHAYGIARKLGIKRVICPTGAGVTSAIGLLIAPVAVDLSASHPMAVDAWDVDGMNRLLDDLSAQGAEVVSAAGVAKETITNRYTVDMRHVGQGHEITVALPDRSLPKEEFLKQLLENFYKLYRELFGRTVAASVEVITWRLRASGEKDQVTRPNETQVSDARKGSRQVYFQELGNYTETAVYDHYKLPVQQEIKGPAIVEQRESTAVVGPSGVFHVDANGNLVINIL; encoded by the coding sequence ATGGCAAAACTGGCTTTCGACACCGGCGGTACCTTTACCGACTTCGCTCTTCTGGATGACACCGGCGCGCTTCACCTCCATAAGGTGCTGAGCACGCCGAAGAATCCGGCCGAGGCGGTCGTGCAGGGCGTTTCCGAACTTCTGGAGCAGTTTTCCGGCGCGATCACCATCGAGGACTTGCAGGTCCTTGGTGCCACGACCGTGGTCACCAATGCCGTCCTCGAACGCAAGGGTGTCGAGACCGGCTTCGTGACGACCGACGGCTTCCAGGACATGCTGCGGATCCGCAACGAAGGCCGCTACGACCTCTACGATCTCAACATCAAGTATCCCGATCCGTTGGTGACGCGCGCCAACAGCTACGGTGCGGCCGAACGCATAGCCGCCGACGGTTCGGTGATGACGGAGCTCAAGGAAGAGACCGTTCGCGAGATCGCCGGACGTCTCAAGGAGAAGGGTATCCGTTCTGTCGCGGTCTGCCTGCTCCACGCCTACAAATATCCGCAGCACGAGCAGCGCGTCGCTGCTCTTCTGCGTGAGGAATATCCGGACATCTTCGTGTCGCTTTCGTCGGATGTCTGCCCCGAAATGCGCGAGTTCGACCGCGCCTCGACGACCGTCGTGAACGCCTATACCCGGCCGCAGATGGCCGGACACGTCGCTCATCTCCAGCGCGAGTTCGCCAAGAAGGGCATCGACCGCCAGGTTCTCTGGATGACGTCCTCCGGAGGTCTCGTTCCAAGCCGCCGCGCTGCCGAGTTGCCGGTTCGCCTCATCGAGTCCGGTCCGGCTGCGGGCGCCGTGGCAGCCGCCGAGTTCGGCCGCATTGCGGGCGAGGGCAGTGTGCTCTCGTTCGACATGGGCGGCACGACGGCGAAACTCTGCCTGATCCCGAATGGCGAGCCGACGGTCGGAACCGACCTCGAAGTCGCTCATTATCAGCGCTTCCGCAAGGGATCCGGCTTTCCCTTGAAGATCCAGTCCATCCAGATGATCGAGATCGGCGCCGGCGGCGGCTCCATCGCGGCCAAGAACCCGCTTGGCTTGCTCGATGTCGGCCCCCGTTCGGCGGGCGCGCTTCCGGGACCTGCCGCCTACCAACGCGGCGGCACCGAGCCGACCGTCACGGACGCCGACATCCTGCTCGGCTACATGGGAACCGAGTCCTTCGTCGGTGGATCCTTCAAGGTATCGAAGGATGCGGCCCGCGAAGCGATGACCAAGCTTGCCGTCTCTCTGGACGTCAGCATTGATCGCTGTGCGTGGGGCATCCACGACCTCGTGAACGAATCCATGAGCAAGGCCGCGGCGATGCATGCCACGGACCTCGGCGTCGATCCACGATCCCTGCCGATGGTCGCTTTCGGCGGAGCAGGCCCCGTGCATGCCTATGGCATTGCCCGCAAGCTCGGTATCAAGCGCGTTATCTGCCCGACCGGCGCAGGCGTGACGTCGGCCATCGGCCTCTTGATCGCTCCGGTCGCGGTCGATCTGTCTGCAAGCCACCCGATGGCGGTCGATGCCTGGGATGTCGACGGCATGAATCGTCTGCTCGATGATCTCTCCGCACAGGGAGCCGAAGTGGTGTCCGCCGCCGGCGTTGCCAAGGAAACCATCACCAACCGCTACACCGTCGACATGCGCCATGTCGGCCAAGGCCATGAAATCACCGTTGCTCTTCCAGATCGCAGCCTCCCGAAGGAGGAGTTCCTGAAGCAGCTTCTCGAGAATTTCTACAAGCTCTACCGCGAGCTGTTCGGCCGCACGGTCGCGGCCTCCGTCGAGGTGATCACCTGGCGGCTGCGCGCAAGCGGTGAGAAGGATCAGGTCACGCGGCCGAACGAGACCCAGGTCTCCGACGCCAGGAAGGGAAGCCGCCAGGTCTACTTCCAGGAACTCGGAAACTACACGGAGACGGCGGTCTACGACCACTACAAGCTCCCCGTTCAACAAGAGATCAAAGGCCCCGCGATCGTTGAGCAGCGTGAATCCACCGCGGTGGTCGGCCCGAGCGGCGTCTTCCATGTGGACGCCAACGGCAATCTCGTGATCAACATTCTGTAA
- the nac gene encoding nitrogen assimilation transcriptional regulator NAC, whose amino-acid sequence MSVDFRKLRSFVKIVDTGSVSRAAAILRTAQPALSQQIAALEAHFKHKLLIRSNVGITPTEAGLILYRHAQLMLKQIDQAQIDINQSARSVAGRVSIGLATYSTSSALSLPLLREMKAKHPKIVVHINDSFGHILSELIMTGKMDMALIYAADPIKGVTLQPLFREEMFLVSPPGMELPGDPAEPLPVSALNELSLLLPSKGHLLRRLIDEALARARATPDVVSEIESVPALGAAVLDGLGSTILPASVVTETSGFAGAHVRALTKPVIDATVSLCVSDHLPLSEPALAARSVLLDIVGKLMSSHHQGIRPA is encoded by the coding sequence ATGAGCGTCGATTTCAGAAAACTGAGAAGCTTCGTCAAGATCGTCGATACGGGCAGCGTTTCGCGCGCCGCAGCGATCCTGCGCACCGCCCAGCCAGCGCTGTCGCAGCAGATCGCTGCCCTTGAGGCGCACTTCAAGCACAAGCTCCTGATCCGCAGCAACGTCGGCATCACGCCGACCGAGGCCGGGCTCATCCTTTATCGCCACGCTCAGTTGATGCTCAAGCAGATCGATCAGGCGCAGATTGACATCAACCAGTCGGCAAGGTCGGTCGCCGGTCGTGTCTCCATCGGGCTGGCGACCTATTCGACGTCCAGTGCGCTCTCGCTGCCGCTGCTCAGGGAGATGAAGGCGAAGCATCCCAAGATCGTCGTCCATATCAATGACAGCTTTGGTCACATCCTGAGCGAGCTGATCATGACGGGGAAAATGGACATGGCGCTGATCTACGCGGCCGATCCCATCAAGGGCGTAACGCTGCAGCCGCTGTTTCGCGAAGAGATGTTCCTGGTCTCGCCGCCAGGCATGGAATTGCCGGGCGATCCCGCCGAGCCGCTTCCAGTCTCGGCGTTGAACGAGCTGTCCTTGCTGCTCCCCAGCAAAGGCCACCTTTTACGTCGCCTGATCGATGAAGCCCTCGCCAGGGCGAGAGCCACGCCGGACGTTGTCTCCGAGATCGAATCCGTTCCGGCGCTCGGAGCAGCTGTCCTCGACGGACTTGGCTCGACGATCCTTCCAGCATCTGTGGTGACCGAGACGTCGGGTTTCGCGGGCGCGCACGTGAGGGCACTGACGAAGCCCGTCATCGATGCGACCGTCTCGCTCTGCGTGTCGGACCATCTCCCTCTTTCGGAGCCGGCACTCGCCGCACGCTCCGTGCTTCTTGACATCGTCGGCAAGCTCATGAGCAGCCATCACCAGGGCATCCGTCCCGCCTGA
- a CDS encoding aspartate transaminase, translating into MSTFVPASRVSRIKVSPSTAAAARARELKAAGRDIVDMTVGEPDFDTPENVKAAAHAAIDRGETKYTPVNGTPALRKAIIGDFERRLGLSYADNEICVGGGAKQILFLALMASVENDAEVIIPAPYWVSYPDMVLANEGKPVIVQCPQGQGFKLTPEALEAAITPKTLWLILNAPSNPTGAAYSRSELEALGKVLLRHPHVFVLSDDIYDQVWFRDEPMTTLVAAVPELKDRVLLTNGVSKSYAMTGWRIGYAAGPAPLVAAINKLQSQMSSCPSSISQAAAAYALTSDQSFVTESVKVYKERRDYACARLNAVPGLSCLVPDGAFYLFPNCAGVIGKKTTEGKTIETDLDFVLYLLDGVGVAALQGAAYGLSPYFRLSIATSMEAIKAACDRIESAVAALR; encoded by the coding sequence ATGAGCACTTTTGTGCCTGCATCACGCGTGTCCCGGATCAAGGTATCGCCGAGCACGGCGGCCGCGGCCCGCGCACGCGAACTGAAGGCGGCTGGCCGCGACATCGTCGACATGACGGTCGGCGAGCCGGACTTTGATACGCCAGAGAACGTCAAAGCCGCCGCGCATGCCGCGATCGACCGGGGGGAGACCAAATATACGCCGGTGAATGGCACACCGGCGCTTCGCAAAGCCATCATCGGTGATTTCGAGCGCCGTCTTGGCCTCAGCTATGCCGACAACGAGATCTGCGTCGGCGGCGGCGCAAAACAGATCCTCTTTCTTGCGCTGATGGCGAGCGTCGAGAACGACGCCGAGGTCATCATTCCGGCTCCCTACTGGGTCTCGTATCCGGACATGGTCCTTGCCAACGAAGGCAAGCCTGTGATCGTCCAGTGCCCGCAGGGACAGGGTTTCAAGCTCACCCCGGAGGCGCTTGAGGCTGCGATTACGCCGAAAACCCTCTGGCTGATCCTGAACGCCCCCTCTAATCCGACCGGCGCGGCGTACAGCCGCAGTGAGCTCGAGGCTCTCGGAAAGGTCCTTTTGCGCCACCCGCACGTCTTCGTTCTTTCCGACGATATCTACGACCAGGTCTGGTTCCGGGACGAGCCAATGACGACGCTTGTTGCCGCGGTGCCGGAACTGAAGGATCGTGTGCTGCTCACGAATGGCGTCTCGAAGTCCTATGCGATGACCGGATGGCGCATCGGCTATGCAGCCGGCCCTGCGCCGCTGGTCGCCGCGATCAACAAGCTGCAGTCACAGATGTCGTCCTGCCCGTCTTCCATCAGCCAGGCCGCCGCCGCTTATGCGCTGACATCGGACCAGTCGTTCGTGACTGAAAGTGTCAAGGTTTACAAGGAGCGTCGCGACTATGCCTGCGCCCGGCTGAACGCCGTTCCCGGCCTGTCGTGTCTGGTTCCGGACGGAGCCTTCTACCTGTTTCCGAACTGCGCCGGGGTCATTGGCAAGAAGACCACGGAAGGCAAGACGATCGAGACGGACCTCGATTTTGTTCTCTACCTGCTTGACGGTGTTGGTGTCGCCGCGCTCCAGGGCGCTGCCTACGGCCTCTCGCCATATTTCCGCCTGTCCATCGCCACGTCGATGGAAGCCATCAAGGCTGCCTGCGATCGCATTGAAAGCGCCGTGGCGGCCCTTCGCTGA